A portion of the Helicobacter pylori NQ4053 genome contains these proteins:
- the modB gene encoding molybdate ABC transporter permease subunit, with amino-acid sequence MDHEFLITMRLSFSLALITTLILLPIGIFLGYFLSLKRNLLTSLTETLVYMPLVLPPSVLGFYLLLIFSPSSFLGAFLQDALNVKLVFSFQGLILGSVIFSLPFMVSPIKSALISLPTSLKEASYSLGKGEYYTLFFVLLPNIKPSLLMAIITTFTHTIGEFGVVMMLGGDILGETRVASIAIFNETEALNYPKAHQYALTLTLISFSLLFVTLFLNKKQSSFL; translated from the coding sequence ATGGATCATGAGTTTTTGATTACCATGCGTTTGAGCTTTTCTTTAGCTTTGATTACCACCCTTATTTTACTCCCTATAGGGATTTTTTTAGGCTATTTTTTAAGCCTCAAACGCAATCTTTTAACGAGCTTAACAGAAACGCTTGTGTATATGCCTTTAGTTTTACCCCCAAGCGTGCTAGGGTTTTATCTTCTTTTAATTTTTTCGCCTTCTTCTTTTTTGGGAGCGTTTTTACAAGATGCGTTAAATGTGAAACTTGTTTTTAGTTTTCAAGGGCTTATTTTAGGGAGTGTGATTTTTTCCTTACCCTTTATGGTAAGCCCCATTAAAAGCGCGTTAATTTCCTTGCCCACTTCTTTAAAAGAAGCCAGTTATAGCTTGGGTAAAGGGGAATATTACACCCTTTTTTTTGTCCTGCTCCCTAACATCAAACCCAGTTTATTGATGGCTATCATTACAACTTTTACGCACACTATAGGCGAATTTGGCGTGGTGATGATGCTTGGGGGTGATATATTAGGGGAAACAAGAGTGGCTAGCATTGCGATTTTTAACGAAACTGAAGCACTCAATTACCCTAAAGCCCACCAATACGCCTTAACGCTCACGCTTATCAGTTTTAGCCTCTTATTTGTTACCCTATTTTTGAATAAAAAACAAAGCTCGTTTTTATGA